One window of the Chloroflexota bacterium genome contains the following:
- a CDS encoding ATP-binding protein: MQGRARPETTSVPGRLARKYALVLGLLVSGALIVSGIVQGYFAVTESQNALARIQRTEARAAASRIADFLDGVEREVGSVARSARPSGEAGAEQRRLDYLRLLRLEPAIAELTYVDGTGREQLSVSLAAATIIGSGEDRSADPIFTAVSGHTYWGPVYFRRGSEPFMTVAMREAGPNPGVTAAEVNLKLTWDLVSQISVGKAGYAYVADDDGALIAHPDLSLVLRHTDVSHLAPVQQANGWTGGPQLITMGPDLEGRDVLSVAEVIRPTGWLVVVNEPVGEALAPLYAVVWRTTVLVLLGIALSLLASVLLARRMVAPIHVLQRGAADIGAGRLDQRIEVRTGDELEALAESFNQMSAQLKASYADLEQKVEDRTRALADAVQALEEKGRQLEIASHHKTEFLANMSHELRTPLNAIIGFAEVLSDRPSPGRDEREQRYLTNILVAGRHLLSLINEILDLAKVEAGRMDLELRRFPLAQAIENSFIWIQERAARHRITVTLDLDPTVGMVEADERKIKQVLVNLMSNAVKYTPDDGRVDVRVRKMGDDVHVSVRDTGVGISAEDRERIFAAFEQVKSDGFPRTEGTGLGLALCRRLVELHGGRIWVESAPGAGSTFTFAIPLRQALAEPTGSSVPEARDILPRPVDEWDRPSPPREPTGSVGEKRPTLLVIDNHPMAIEVVDAVLAPEGYRVVPALGGREGIEMARRELPGLIILDLIMPDVDGYAVLRLLRADPATASIPIIVLTSKTLSAEERSALSTQVTSIGQKGDFDRQAFVELVRRTIRVVSA; encoded by the coding sequence ATGCAGGGCCGAGCGCGTCCGGAGACCACGTCCGTCCCGGGTCGCCTGGCGCGAAAATACGCGCTCGTCCTGGGGTTGCTAGTCAGCGGCGCCCTCATCGTGAGCGGCATCGTCCAGGGGTACTTCGCGGTGACCGAGAGCCAGAATGCCCTCGCCCGGATCCAGCGGACCGAAGCGCGGGCGGCGGCGTCGCGGATCGCCGATTTTCTCGATGGCGTCGAGCGTGAGGTCGGCTCTGTGGCGCGGAGCGCGCGCCCGAGCGGCGAGGCGGGCGCCGAACAGCGGCGGCTCGACTACCTGCGGCTTCTGCGCCTCGAGCCCGCCATCGCGGAGCTGACGTACGTCGATGGGACCGGGCGGGAACAACTCAGCGTCTCGCTTGCGGCGGCGACGATTATTGGAAGCGGCGAGGATCGATCGGCGGATCCCATTTTCACAGCGGTGAGTGGGCACACCTACTGGGGCCCTGTGTACTTTCGACGCGGATCGGAGCCCTTTATGACGGTGGCGATGCGCGAGGCGGGGCCGAATCCGGGCGTGACCGCGGCGGAGGTGAACCTGAAGCTCACGTGGGACCTCGTCTCGCAGATCAGCGTGGGGAAGGCGGGGTATGCCTACGTGGCCGACGACGACGGGGCGCTGATCGCTCATCCGGACCTCAGCCTCGTCCTTCGGCACACCGATGTGTCGCACCTGGCTCCGGTACAGCAGGCGAATGGCTGGACCGGCGGGCCGCAGCTCATCACGATGGGTCCGGACCTCGAGGGCCGCGACGTGCTTTCCGTGGCGGAGGTGATTCGACCAACGGGGTGGCTGGTCGTCGTCAACGAGCCGGTGGGGGAGGCGCTCGCCCCGCTCTACGCGGTGGTGTGGCGGACCACGGTTCTCGTTCTCCTCGGCATCGCCCTTTCGCTGCTCGCCAGCGTCCTGCTGGCGCGACGCATGGTCGCGCCGATCCACGTCCTGCAGCGGGGCGCTGCCGACATCGGAGCCGGGAGGCTCGACCAGCGCATCGAGGTTCGAACGGGCGATGAGCTCGAGGCGCTGGCCGAATCGTTCAACCAGATGAGCGCGCAGCTCAAGGCCTCCTACGCCGATCTCGAACAGAAGGTCGAGGACCGCACCCGAGCCCTGGCGGACGCAGTGCAGGCGCTGGAAGAGAAAGGACGCCAGCTCGAGATCGCGAGCCACCACAAGACGGAGTTTCTCGCCAACATGTCGCACGAGCTGCGGACGCCCCTGAACGCCATCATCGGGTTCGCCGAGGTGCTCTCCGATCGACCGTCCCCGGGGCGTGACGAGCGCGAGCAGCGCTATCTGACGAATATCCTGGTGGCCGGGCGCCACTTGCTGTCCCTCATCAACGAGATTCTGGACCTCGCGAAGGTGGAGGCGGGCCGGATGGACCTCGAGCTGCGCCGATTCCCGTTGGCGCAAGCGATCGAGAATAGCTTCATCTGGATTCAGGAGCGCGCCGCGCGCCACCGCATCACGGTGACGCTCGACCTGGACCCGACCGTCGGAATGGTCGAGGCCGACGAGCGGAAGATCAAGCAGGTCCTGGTGAACCTGATGTCGAATGCGGTGAAGTACACGCCAGATGACGGACGCGTCGACGTGCGCGTTCGAAAGATGGGCGACGACGTCCACGTGTCGGTCCGCGACACCGGTGTTGGGATCAGCGCCGAGGACCGCGAGCGGATTTTCGCCGCGTTCGAGCAGGTGAAGAGTGATGGCTTTCCCCGGACGGAGGGGACCGGCCTCGGACTGGCGCTCTGCCGCCGACTGGTAGAGCTACACGGCGGCCGAATCTGGGTCGAGAGCGCGCCGGGGGCGGGAAGCACCTTTACGTTCGCCATCCCGCTGCGTCAGGCGCTGGCTGAGCCCACCGGGTCCTCCGTTCCGGAGGCGCGTGACATCCTGCCACGCCCAGTCGACGAGTGGGACCGTCCCTCGCCGCCGCGCGAGCCAACGGGAAGCGTCGGCGAGAAGCGGCCTACGCTGCTCGTGATCGATAACCACCCGATGGCGATCGAGGTCGTCGATGCTGTGCTGGCCCCCGAGGGGTATCGCGTGGTCCCGGCGCTCGGCGGACGTGAGGGAATCGAGATGGCTCGTCGCGAGCTGCCGGGGCTGATCATTCTGGACCTGATCATGCCGGATGTCGACGGGTACGCCGTCCTGCGTCTGCTTCGCGCGGATCCGGCCACGGCGTCCATCCCCATCATTGTTCTCACGTCGAAGACGCTGTCCGCGGAGGAGCGGAGCGCCCTCTCGACCCAGGTCACCTCCATTGGCCAGAAAGGTGACTTCGACCGCCAGGCCTTCGTCGAGCTGGTCCGTCGCACCATTCGCGTCGTTTCCGCCTGA
- a CDS encoding UbiD family decarboxylase: MTDVAARDLLGTELREVIRSFEAMGELRHVDEADPHLELGAITEMMALREGPALLFDHLPGYAPGYRVLSNLLNCPRRVAALFGHPSDVGGIALVRAIRERFSSLQLIDPVTVSRADFAEETERGDDVNLLKFPAPFWHEHDGGRYIGTGCSVIMRDPVDGWVNLGTYRVQVHDERTLGLMVEPAHQGSLIMRRHWESGHDCPVVLCIGTEPAVLMGSFLAMPWGMSEYGWAGAVVGRPIEVVEGEVTGLPIPASAELVIEGYVPPPSVETRIEGPFGETIGYYGSGASEQAVIRVQQVQHRRDPIIVGTPPLRPPASSNASYLFRAANLWTEIERAGVPDVQGVWMHPAGSSSFLAIISVRQRYSGHVKNVAQAAMGGRAGGAQLGRFVIVVDDDIDPSDINQVLWAVSTRCDPETSIDVIRNCASNHLDPRLTPEKRASGDFSAARAVIDACRPYHWRDRFPRSVGTSPEYQEQILHDWPDLFQTGPQTH; this comes from the coding sequence ATGACTGACGTTGCTGCGCGCGATCTGCTGGGAACGGAATTGCGCGAAGTGATCCGCTCCTTCGAGGCCATGGGGGAGTTGCGGCACGTGGATGAGGCCGACCCGCACCTCGAGCTGGGCGCGATCACGGAGATGATGGCCCTCCGGGAGGGGCCTGCATTGCTGTTCGATCACCTCCCCGGCTACGCACCGGGCTACCGGGTGCTGTCCAATTTGTTGAATTGTCCCCGGCGAGTCGCGGCCCTCTTCGGGCACCCCAGCGATGTCGGCGGCATCGCGCTCGTCCGGGCGATTCGCGAGCGCTTCTCGAGTCTCCAGCTCATCGACCCGGTCACGGTGTCGCGGGCCGATTTTGCCGAGGAGACCGAGCGGGGCGACGACGTGAATCTGCTCAAATTCCCCGCGCCCTTCTGGCACGAGCACGACGGCGGCCGCTACATCGGAACGGGCTGCTCCGTCATCATGCGGGACCCCGTCGATGGGTGGGTGAACCTGGGAACCTATCGCGTGCAGGTGCACGACGAGCGGACGCTGGGTCTCATGGTCGAGCCGGCCCATCAGGGATCCCTCATCATGCGCCGCCATTGGGAATCTGGCCATGATTGCCCCGTGGTGCTCTGTATCGGGACGGAGCCGGCGGTCCTCATGGGCTCGTTCCTGGCGATGCCGTGGGGCATGAGCGAGTACGGCTGGGCCGGCGCCGTCGTTGGCCGGCCGATCGAGGTTGTCGAAGGCGAGGTGACCGGGCTGCCGATCCCGGCCTCCGCCGAGCTGGTGATCGAGGGGTACGTTCCGCCGCCGTCGGTCGAGACGCGGATCGAAGGCCCGTTTGGCGAGACGATTGGCTACTACGGCAGCGGCGCCAGCGAGCAGGCGGTTATCCGCGTGCAGCAGGTGCAGCACCGGCGCGACCCGATCATCGTGGGCACGCCTCCGCTGCGGCCGCCAGCGTCCAGCAACGCCTCCTATCTCTTCCGCGCGGCGAACCTGTGGACGGAGATCGAGCGGGCCGGCGTGCCGGACGTGCAGGGCGTGTGGATGCACCCGGCGGGCAGCTCCTCGTTTCTCGCCATCATCTCGGTGCGCCAGCGTTACAGCGGCCACGTCAAGAATGTGGCCCAGGCGGCCATGGGCGGCCGCGCGGGCGGCGCGCAGCTCGGGCGATTCGTCATCGTCGTGGACGACGACATCGACCCGTCCGACATCAACCAGGTGCTGTGGGCTGTGTCGACGCGGTGCGATCCGGAGACGAGTATCGACGTGATTCGAAACTGCGCCTCCAACCACCTCGACCCGCGCCTCACGCCGGAGAAACGCGCGAGCGGCGACTTCTCGGCGGCCCGGGCGGTCATCGACGCCTGCCGGCCGTACCACTGGCGCGATCGATTTCCGCGGTCCGTGGGCACGAGTCCCGAGTATCAGGAGCAAATCCTGCACGACTGGCCGGACCTGTTCCAGACCGGCCCACAGACTCACTGA
- a CDS encoding thiamine pyrophosphate-dependent enzyme, producing the protein MNRFECLPLLAEMLEEHTLTVTSLSSNARIWAGVWDRGPTFAGLNMGLCIGFALGLSLAFPHRKVVALESDGSMMEDTSVLISVADANPTNLVILVFDNESYARMGATATARGADLVRMAQGAGIRSTGLVRTLPEYERAVRDALAKPGPTFLQIKVEAETARVPDSRTTYGPAMKEQFLDRVLSHPDYRGWHGG; encoded by the coding sequence GTGAATCGCTTCGAGTGCCTCCCGCTCCTCGCGGAGATGCTGGAGGAGCATACGCTCACGGTCACCAGCCTCTCGAGCAACGCACGGATCTGGGCCGGGGTCTGGGACCGTGGGCCGACATTCGCGGGGCTCAATATGGGGCTTTGCATTGGGTTTGCCCTTGGGCTGAGCCTCGCCTTTCCCCATCGGAAGGTCGTCGCGCTGGAGTCCGACGGAAGCATGATGGAAGACACGAGCGTGCTCATCTCCGTCGCGGACGCGAACCCGACGAACCTGGTGATCCTGGTCTTCGACAACGAGTCCTACGCGCGGATGGGCGCCACTGCCACGGCGCGCGGCGCGGACCTCGTCCGGATGGCGCAGGGCGCGGGCATCCGGTCGACAGGCCTGGTGCGGACGCTCCCGGAGTACGAGCGCGCCGTCCGCGACGCGCTCGCGAAGCCCGGCCCGACGTTCTTGCAGATCAAGGTGGAGGCCGAGACCGCGCGCGTGCCGGACAGTCGCACGACCTACGGCCCCGCGATGAAGGAGCAGTTCCTGGACCGCGTCCTGAGCCACCCGGACTATCGGGGGTGGCACGGGGGCTGA
- a CDS encoding extracellular solute-binding protein, which yields MARARLLLLLAAMTIVGCTAAPKTAAPPLQAPSQPSEWDRVLAAAKEEGTVAIIGPTGDDRRTALTEGFEQSYGITVDYLADAGAGIPPRLSAERGAGQYRWDIFVGGTTTALESLIPMGALDPMEPALIRPEVKDPSSWRGGALEFVDEGRTCLVITPFHRGTLFVNPTLVKPEEFTSYKDLLDPKWRGKLASDDPRRAGPGQATFTFFYLHPDLGPDFIRALVKQDLTLLQDYQQEIDGVGQGRYPVLLGSSDALAEARIKQGVPITIVDPSTLREGSDVSPASGSVGLFNGAAHPNAARVYLDWLLSKDGQTAYARATGYISARLDVPTDHTFPWRVPRPGAVKTYDLRAMETKDAVLDLLREVLPQ from the coding sequence ATGGCTCGTGCGCGTTTGCTCCTCTTGCTCGCGGCGATGACGATAGTCGGCTGTACCGCGGCGCCGAAAACGGCGGCGCCCCCCTTGCAGGCGCCGAGCCAGCCGAGCGAATGGGACCGGGTTCTGGCCGCGGCCAAGGAGGAGGGCACCGTCGCCATCATCGGCCCGACCGGCGACGATCGCCGCACCGCGCTCACCGAGGGCTTCGAGCAGAGCTACGGAATAACGGTCGATTACCTGGCGGACGCGGGCGCCGGCATCCCGCCGCGCCTCTCGGCGGAGCGCGGCGCCGGGCAGTACCGCTGGGACATCTTCGTCGGGGGGACCACGACGGCGCTGGAGTCGTTGATTCCCATGGGTGCGCTGGACCCGATGGAGCCCGCCCTCATCCGGCCGGAGGTCAAGGACCCGTCCAGCTGGCGCGGCGGGGCCCTCGAGTTCGTCGATGAAGGGCGAACGTGCCTTGTCATCACGCCCTTTCATCGCGGCACGCTTTTCGTCAATCCGACCCTCGTGAAGCCCGAGGAGTTCACCTCGTACAAGGACCTGCTGGACCCCAAGTGGCGGGGCAAGCTCGCCAGCGACGACCCACGACGCGCGGGCCCCGGCCAGGCGACCTTCACCTTCTTCTACCTCCACCCTGACCTCGGGCCCGACTTCATACGCGCGCTGGTCAAGCAGGACTTGACCCTCCTCCAGGACTACCAGCAGGAGATCGACGGCGTCGGACAGGGGCGGTATCCGGTGCTGCTCGGCAGCTCGGACGCCCTGGCCGAGGCGCGGATCAAGCAGGGAGTGCCGATCACCATCGTCGACCCCAGCACGCTGCGTGAGGGCTCCGACGTGAGCCCAGCGTCCGGCTCGGTGGGGCTCTTCAACGGCGCTGCCCACCCGAATGCGGCCCGCGTGTACCTGGATTGGCTGCTCTCGAAGGATGGCCAGACAGCCTACGCGCGCGCGACGGGGTACATCAGCGCGCGCCTCGACGTTCCCACCGACCACACCTTCCCATGGCGCGTCCCGAGGCCGGGGGCAGTGAAGACGTACGACCTCCGCGCGATGGAGACGAAGGACGCGGTGCTGGACCTGCTCCGCGAGGTGCTCCCGCAGTAG
- a CDS encoding xanthine dehydrogenase family protein molybdopterin-binding subunit, translated as MAATIPIRIADLPVTQPRYVGKDLPRIEDAALLTGRVDFTDNLAFAGMLHAAVLRSTRPHARIRRIDTSRAGQLDGVAAVITGADAEAWSEPVPGLPPGWAGHCLATDKVRFVGEPIAVVAATSRYVAEDALELIDVDYEDLPPILDPERAREAAGPLVYESQGTNVVYQRQFAFGDVDEAFAHADLVVRDTFRWHRASGNALETCGCIVQWNPMDQMLTSWGGFQGTGFYVPSVSRALRLPTNKIRLIPLPHGGSFGTKIVPHHVVRIALLSRKAGGRPVKWIEDRVEHLMSAYSHGPDRRYTAEMALTRDGEMTGFRVTALEDIGAHVVSVAMGMTLKPLSAFTGPYRVRNVAYDLAVVTTNKCPQGSYRGWGVPPHNLAMEHCLDLAARELALDPAEIRRRNLLRPEQFPYVAPNGAAYDSGDYERSLDLALDLADYPALRREQEEARAQGRLVGIGVYTGVEISAVAMSMFTLLGGGAPFGTSVPESARVRIDAAGKIVAEVTFPWEGQGQHTIVAHVLADYFGVDREDVEVVAVDSLSAGPGTGPIGSRQAVMLSGAVLGAAGRVAEKLRKVAAVLLEVHADDVELRNGLLRVAGAPSKALPLRQVAATMLTRCDLLPEDVDGSPEATYTFNPPSRRLPDAEGRGSFDLTASNAVHVVMVEIDRETGQVSILKYAIADDCGVRLHPAIVEGMVQGGLAQGVGQTLLEEHVYDEGGQYLTASYMDYLLPTICEVPMPESVYTETASPVAPLGVKGAGEAAVLATPAVLMSAINDALAPLGVRCTTVPATPLRLWEVIQSAERAGG; from the coding sequence ATGGCCGCCACGATCCCCATCCGGATCGCTGACCTGCCGGTCACGCAGCCGCGCTACGTCGGGAAGGACCTGCCCCGGATCGAAGACGCCGCGCTCCTCACCGGGCGGGTCGACTTCACCGACAATCTTGCCTTCGCCGGCATGCTGCACGCGGCCGTCCTCCGAAGTACCCGGCCGCACGCCCGCATCCGGCGGATCGACACCTCGCGCGCCGGGCAGCTCGACGGCGTCGCCGCGGTCATCACCGGCGCCGACGCCGAAGCGTGGTCCGAGCCGGTGCCCGGGCTTCCGCCGGGCTGGGCTGGGCACTGCCTCGCCACGGACAAAGTCCGCTTCGTCGGCGAGCCCATCGCCGTCGTGGCGGCGACGAGCCGCTACGTCGCCGAGGATGCGCTCGAGCTGATCGACGTCGACTACGAAGATCTCCCGCCGATCCTCGACCCGGAGCGCGCGCGGGAGGCGGCGGGCCCGCTGGTGTACGAGTCGCAGGGGACGAACGTCGTGTACCAGCGCCAATTCGCCTTCGGCGACGTCGACGAGGCGTTCGCGCACGCGGACCTCGTCGTGCGCGACACCTTTCGCTGGCACCGCGCCAGCGGGAACGCCCTAGAGACGTGCGGCTGCATCGTGCAGTGGAACCCGATGGATCAGATGCTCACCTCGTGGGGCGGGTTCCAGGGGACCGGCTTCTACGTCCCATCGGTGAGCCGCGCGCTGCGCCTCCCGACCAACAAGATCCGCCTCATCCCGCTGCCCCATGGCGGCAGCTTCGGCACGAAGATCGTGCCGCACCACGTGGTCCGGATCGCTCTCCTCTCGCGCAAAGCGGGCGGACGGCCGGTGAAATGGATCGAAGACCGCGTGGAGCACTTGATGAGCGCATACAGCCATGGGCCCGATCGCCGGTACACGGCGGAAATGGCCCTGACGCGCGACGGGGAGATGACGGGATTTCGCGTGACGGCGCTCGAGGACATCGGCGCCCACGTCGTGTCGGTGGCGATGGGGATGACCCTCAAGCCCCTCTCCGCCTTTACCGGTCCATACCGCGTCCGCAACGTCGCCTACGACCTCGCCGTGGTCACGACCAACAAGTGTCCGCAGGGCTCATACCGCGGCTGGGGCGTCCCGCCCCACAATCTCGCCATGGAGCACTGTCTCGATCTCGCGGCCCGGGAGCTGGCGCTCGACCCCGCCGAGATCCGACGACGAAATCTCCTCCGCCCGGAGCAATTCCCCTACGTCGCGCCCAATGGGGCCGCGTACGACAGCGGAGACTACGAGCGGTCCCTCGACCTCGCCCTGGACCTCGCGGACTACCCTGCGCTGCGACGCGAGCAGGAGGAGGCGCGCGCCCAGGGACGGCTCGTGGGGATCGGCGTCTATACCGGCGTGGAGATCAGCGCCGTTGCCATGAGCATGTTCACGTTGCTCGGCGGAGGCGCGCCCTTTGGGACGTCGGTCCCCGAGAGCGCGCGCGTCCGGATCGACGCCGCGGGCAAGATCGTCGCGGAGGTCACGTTCCCGTGGGAGGGCCAGGGCCAGCACACAATCGTCGCCCACGTGCTCGCCGACTACTTCGGCGTCGATCGGGAGGACGTGGAGGTCGTGGCCGTCGACAGCTTGAGCGCCGGTCCTGGAACGGGGCCCATCGGCAGCCGCCAGGCCGTGATGCTGTCCGGCGCCGTGCTCGGGGCCGCGGGCCGGGTAGCCGAGAAGCTGCGCAAGGTGGCCGCAGTCCTCCTCGAGGTCCACGCCGACGACGTGGAGCTTCGCAATGGCCTCCTCCGGGTAGCGGGGGCGCCGTCGAAGGCGCTCCCCCTGCGCCAGGTCGCCGCGACGATGCTCACCCGGTGCGATCTCCTGCCCGAGGACGTCGACGGAAGCCCGGAGGCCACCTACACCTTCAACCCGCCGAGCCGTCGCCTGCCCGACGCGGAGGGGCGGGGGAGCTTCGATCTCACCGCCTCCAACGCGGTCCACGTCGTGATGGTGGAGATCGACCGCGAGACCGGCCAGGTGTCAATCCTGAAGTACGCCATCGCCGACGACTGCGGCGTCCGCCTCCATCCGGCCATCGTGGAGGGGATGGTCCAGGGCGGGCTGGCCCAGGGCGTCGGCCAGACGCTGCTGGAGGAGCACGTCTACGACGAGGGCGGACAGTACCTCACGGCCTCGTACATGGATTACCTCCTCCCGACCATCTGCGAGGTGCCGATGCCCGAGAGCGTGTACACCGAGACGGCGTCGCCCGTTGCCCCGCTCGGCGTGAAGGGCGCCGGCGAGGCGGCCGTGCTGGCGACGCCGGCGGTCCTCATGAGCGCCATCAACGACGCGCTCGCGCCCCTCGGCGTCCGCTGCACGACGGTGCCCGCCACGCCGCTTCGGCTGTGGGAGGTCATCCAGAGCGCTGAGCGGGCGGGCGGGTGA
- a CDS encoding cupin domain-containing protein, with the protein MISRERERERERDDYQQLLDYHRAERDRSFEGRVVIRAKDVPLKQTRQALRRKYMWPSQYTGEPVDTALDGWTIFVQTILKHSGRHKHQGGLVIYILEGEGFSMVDGERHDWEAGDLLLLPMKRGGVDHQHFNKDDAKPVKWIAFINVPLFTWGSSEMVQIENHPDFQDPQANATGSIR; encoded by the coding sequence ATGATCTCGAGAGAGCGAGAACGGGAGCGCGAGCGCGACGATTATCAGCAGCTCCTGGACTACCATCGCGCGGAGCGCGACCGGTCTTTCGAAGGACGAGTCGTAATTCGGGCGAAGGACGTTCCCCTGAAGCAGACGCGCCAGGCGCTTCGCCGGAAGTACATGTGGCCGTCCCAGTACACGGGCGAGCCGGTCGACACGGCGCTCGACGGCTGGACCATCTTCGTCCAAACGATCCTCAAGCACTCGGGCCGCCACAAGCACCAGGGCGGCCTGGTCATCTACATCCTGGAGGGCGAGGGGTTTTCCATGGTGGACGGCGAGCGCCACGACTGGGAAGCGGGGGACCTTCTCCTCCTGCCCATGAAGCGCGGCGGCGTGGACCACCAGCACTTCAACAAGGACGACGCGAAGCCCGTGAAATGGATCGCCTTCATCAACGTCCCGCTGTTCACCTGGGGATCGAGCGAGATGGTGCAGATCGAGAACCACCCGGACTTCCAAGACCCCCAGGCGAACGCGACCGGGTCAATCCGATGA
- a CDS encoding UbiD family decarboxylase: protein MAVETRPRSSVHDLRSYLAALEAAGELARVSAPVALDQEIGAICYRNLLNHGPGLLFERPGGSDIPLAVDLLASRARYALALGTEPDRLASEWNRRVATLLPPRIVERGACQEHVLVGSDVDLKRLPAPIWNDLDGGPYLTLSCHVTRDPETGARNVGVYRNQVHDRDLLGLLSAPYTHLMLQRRKAPSEPFPVAIAIGADPVVLMTATSPVPFGTDELAVAGALREAPLDLVRCVTVPLEVPASAEIVIEGHIAPDLLVDEGPFGEFTGYYGGPTEPRQVIRVSAITHRDRPILQQTYEGRPPHESAILTGVPREAELMRQIALPGIKRVHVTAPGGGALHAVVSIEKLYEGYGKSVGMAVLGTHPGRFIKQVIVVDDDVDPFDPSAVEWAVATRVQPHRDMEIINEVTGIILDPSLPRAEQSVHARTSKVIIDATRYDAKSYPPLCIPRATVQEQVDQNWGRYGLPNGGRQPT from the coding sequence GTGGCAGTGGAAACGCGTCCCCGAAGCTCAGTCCACGACCTCCGAAGCTACCTCGCCGCCCTGGAGGCGGCGGGCGAGCTGGCCCGGGTCTCAGCGCCGGTCGCGCTTGATCAGGAGATCGGCGCGATCTGCTACCGCAACTTGCTCAACCACGGGCCGGGGCTCCTCTTCGAGCGGCCCGGCGGCTCCGACATTCCGCTGGCCGTGGACCTGCTCGCCAGCCGAGCTCGGTACGCCCTGGCGCTGGGGACAGAGCCCGATCGGCTCGCCTCGGAGTGGAACCGGCGCGTCGCGACGCTCCTCCCTCCTCGAATCGTGGAGCGGGGCGCGTGCCAGGAGCACGTCCTGGTCGGGTCCGACGTCGACCTAAAACGGTTGCCGGCCCCCATCTGGAACGACCTCGACGGCGGGCCGTATCTCACCCTCTCGTGCCACGTCACCAGAGACCCGGAGACCGGCGCGCGGAACGTCGGCGTCTACCGAAACCAGGTGCACGACCGCGACCTCCTGGGCCTCCTCTCCGCGCCGTACACGCATCTGATGCTGCAGCGTCGCAAGGCGCCCAGCGAGCCGTTTCCGGTCGCCATCGCCATCGGCGCCGACCCCGTCGTGCTGATGACCGCCACCTCCCCGGTCCCCTTCGGCACCGACGAGCTGGCGGTGGCCGGCGCCCTGCGGGAGGCGCCCCTCGACCTCGTGCGCTGCGTGACGGTACCCCTCGAAGTGCCGGCCTCCGCGGAGATCGTCATCGAAGGCCACATCGCGCCGGACCTCCTTGTGGACGAAGGCCCGTTCGGGGAGTTCACCGGCTATTACGGCGGCCCAACGGAGCCCCGCCAAGTGATCCGCGTGTCGGCCATCACCCATCGGGATCGGCCGATCCTGCAGCAGACCTACGAGGGACGCCCGCCCCATGAGTCGGCAATCCTCACCGGCGTGCCGCGTGAAGCCGAGCTGATGCGGCAGATCGCCCTGCCGGGAATCAAGCGGGTGCACGTGACGGCCCCTGGCGGCGGGGCGCTCCACGCCGTGGTCTCCATCGAGAAGCTGTACGAGGGTTACGGGAAGTCCGTCGGCATGGCCGTCCTCGGGACACACCCCGGCCGATTCATCAAACAGGTCATCGTGGTCGACGACGACGTCGATCCCTTCGATCCGAGCGCGGTCGAGTGGGCCGTCGCGACGCGGGTGCAGCCACATCGGGACATGGAGATCATCAACGAGGTGACCGGCATCATCCTCGATCCCTCCCTCCCGCGTGCGGAGCAGAGCGTGCACGCCCGAACGTCGAAGGTCATCATCGACGCGACGCGCTACGACGCCAAGAGCTATCCTCCCCTGTGCATCCCGCGCGCGACTGTGCAGGAGCAGGTGGATCAGAACTGGGGACGATACGGCCTACCGAACGGGGGGAGGCAGCCGACATGA